In Gouania willdenowi chromosome 17, fGouWil2.1, whole genome shotgun sequence, one DNA window encodes the following:
- the LOC114479744 gene encoding putative ferric-chelate reductase 1, with protein sequence MFRVQLQTKRFRNRMLTARLCVLCVVCVCCVQRSVCFSNGSVSYSCDHMIPGHSSIAPSLLSAPYAVSASSATYRPGQKLTVTLSSSSTQFKGFLLQARSSEHTVTEWPIGSFTDIDPAHFTALDCNNMANSSVSQSSGVQKTSVQITWEAPSNSSYGDIYFCVSVVQSYTQFWVKVNSSSLSLDSSTTSAAAVSSSSSSSLLFIVLLSVLHHLNTLHFLMSFSS encoded by the exons ATGTTCAGGGTTCAGCTTCAGACCAAAAGGTTCAGGAACAG gaTGCTGACGGCCAGGCTGTGTGTGCTGtgcgtggtgtgtgtgtgctgcgtaCAACGTAGTGTGTGTTTCTCCAACGGCTCTGTGTCGTACTCCTGCGATCACATGATTCCTGGACACAGCTCCATCGCTCCTTCCTTGCTCAGCGCCCCCTACGCTGTGTCGGCCTCTAGCGCCACCTACAGGCCGGGACAGAAGCTCACAG TGACGCTGAGCAGCAGCTCTACACAATTCAAAGGTTTCCTGTTACAGGCCAGGAGCTCAGAACACACTG ttACGGAGTGGCCAATAGGAAGCTTCACCGACATCGACCCCGCCCACTTCACCGCCCTGGACTGTAACAATATGGCG aactcATCTGTCAGTCAGTCTTCAGGAGTTCAGAAGACGTCAGTGCAGATAACATGGGAGGCACCGAGCAACAGCAGCTATGGGGACATTTACttctg TGTGTCTGTGGTTCAGAGCTACACTCAATTCTGGGTGAAGGTAAACAGCAGCTCCTTGAGTTTGGACAGCAGTACAacatctgcagcagct gtatcatcatcatcctcctcctccctgcTCTTCATCGTCCTGCTGTCAGTGTTACATCATCTAAACACTCTTCACTTCCTGATGAGTTTCTCAAGCTAA